One stretch of Priestia megaterium DNA includes these proteins:
- the hemQ gene encoding hydrogen peroxide-dependent heme synthase — translation MAEAAQTLDGWYALHDFRSIDWGAWKQLSSDDRQAAIHEFLGLIEKWKGTEAEQQGSHALYTIVGQKADFMLMLVRPTMEELNEIETEFNKTKLAEFTIPTYSYVSVVELSNYLPAGEDPYENPQIQARLYPTLPKASHVCFYPMDKRRQGNDNWYMLPMEERRSLMRSHGMIGRQYAGKVKQIITGSVGFDDYEWGVTLFADDVLQFKKLVYEMRFDEVSARYGEFGSFFVGNLLKEEAIARFLHV, via the coding sequence ATGGCAGAAGCAGCACAAACATTAGACGGTTGGTATGCACTTCATGATTTCCGTTCAATCGATTGGGGCGCTTGGAAGCAGTTATCAAGCGATGATCGTCAAGCGGCTATCCATGAATTTTTAGGTTTGATTGAGAAATGGAAAGGAACTGAAGCTGAGCAGCAAGGCAGTCATGCTTTATATACCATTGTCGGCCAAAAAGCAGATTTTATGCTAATGCTTGTTCGTCCTACTATGGAAGAACTAAATGAAATTGAAACAGAATTTAATAAAACAAAGCTTGCTGAGTTTACCATTCCTACTTATTCATACGTATCAGTAGTTGAATTAAGCAACTACTTACCTGCCGGTGAGGATCCTTATGAAAATCCTCAAATCCAAGCTAGACTATATCCAACTTTACCAAAAGCTAGTCATGTTTGCTTTTATCCAATGGATAAACGTCGTCAAGGAAATGACAATTGGTACATGCTTCCTATGGAAGAACGACGCAGCTTAATGCGCAGTCATGGAATGATTGGACGTCAATACGCTGGAAAAGTAAAGCAAATCATTACGGGTTCTGTTGGTTTTGATGATTACGAGTGGGGCGTTACTCTTTTTGCAGATGACGTACTTCAATTTAAAAAATTAGTATACGAAATGCGTTTTGACGAAGTAAGTGCTCGCTACGGGGAATTTGGCAGCTTCTTTGTTGGAAATTTATTAAAAGAAGAAGCTATTGCACGCTTTTTACACGTTTAA
- a CDS encoding cell wall hydrolase translates to MAVVAHNEEDVKLLARLIRAEAESEGKQGMLLVGNVGVNRAKAPCLDFRNIRTIRQMVFQNPGGFEATQKGYFYQRARQSEITLARRVLRGERFNPAENSLWFFKPSGDCPAQWYNQNNTGRFKSHCFFAPTQADCPGVY, encoded by the coding sequence ATGGCAGTCGTTGCACACAACGAAGAAGATGTTAAGCTCCTAGCCAGACTCATTCGAGCTGAAGCTGAAAGTGAAGGAAAACAAGGGATGTTACTGGTAGGAAATGTAGGCGTGAATCGCGCTAAAGCTCCCTGTTTAGATTTTAGAAATATAAGAACCATTCGTCAGATGGTGTTTCAAAACCCAGGCGGATTTGAAGCAACTCAAAAAGGCTACTTTTATCAGCGTGCCCGCCAGTCTGAAATTACACTTGCACGACGTGTATTAAGAGGGGAACGTTTTAACCCCGCGGAAAACTCACTGTGGTTTTTCAAGCCCAGCGGCGACTGTCCTGCTCAATGGTATAACCAAAATAACACAGGACGATTTAAATCTCACTGTTTCTTTGCACCAACTCAAGCTGATTGTCCAGGAGTTTACTAA
- the gerQ gene encoding spore coat protein GerQ codes for MKKPKSNQPQQQYMQNPYMSPNYPYYMPQPQQPQPGGQQVQGQSQGGPPPTSSGGSGAPQDPNQLPIEESYIENILRLNRGKIATVYMTFENNTQWNAKVFRGEIEAAGRDHIILSDPQTGTRYLLLMVYLDYITFEGPIKYNYPFSGGGQQLSNYSPR; via the coding sequence ATGAAAAAACCAAAGTCTAATCAACCGCAACAGCAATATATGCAAAATCCGTATATGAGTCCAAACTACCCTTATTATATGCCTCAGCCGCAGCAGCCCCAGCCAGGCGGCCAGCAGGTTCAAGGGCAAAGCCAAGGAGGTCCGCCCCCTACCTCTTCTGGAGGCAGTGGTGCCCCCCAAGACCCAAATCAACTGCCCATTGAAGAATCATATATTGAAAATATTTTACGTTTAAATCGAGGAAAAATAGCGACTGTATATATGACGTTTGAAAATAATACGCAGTGGAACGCTAAGGTCTTTAGAGGGGAAATTGAAGCAGCCGGACGCGATCATATCATTTTAAGTGATCCACAAACTGGCACTCGTTATTTACTGCTTATGGTTTATCTCGATTACATCACTTTTGAGGGTCCAATCAAATATAATTATCCGTTTAGCGGTGGAGGCCAGCAGTTGAGCAATTATTCTCCGCGTTAA
- a CDS encoding DUF423 domain-containing protein — protein MKLFLMIGAINAMLAVALGAFGAHGLEGKISEKYLEVWKTGVQYQMFHAMGLFVIAFLLSKFPQSSLLTASGWIMFAGIVLFSGSLYVLSTSGIKVLGAITPLGGVAFIVAWIFIVVAAVKWL, from the coding sequence ATGAAACTATTTTTAATGATCGGTGCAATCAATGCGATGTTAGCGGTTGCTCTTGGTGCTTTTGGAGCGCATGGGTTAGAAGGGAAAATCTCAGAGAAGTATTTAGAGGTATGGAAAACGGGAGTGCAGTACCAAATGTTCCATGCAATGGGGCTGTTTGTCATTGCGTTTCTATTAAGCAAATTTCCTCAATCTTCTTTGTTAACAGCTTCGGGCTGGATTATGTTCGCGGGGATTGTGCTGTTTTCGGGCAGTCTCTATGTATTAAGTACGTCCGGTATTAAAGTTCTCGGCGCGATTACTCCGCTAGGTGGAGTTGCATTTATTGTGGCTTGGATTTTTATTGTTGTTGCAGCTGTAAAATGGCTATAA
- a CDS encoding YwdI family protein, whose amino-acid sequence MAQLLDKISAEVQKAKHHSNSANVRDQLVAIKALCELALDQNGEVSVSKPVSVSKPVVMSSPEIMQSPEIMQQQIIQSSKPNFEGTKLKSDDANGDSLFDF is encoded by the coding sequence ATGGCGCAGCTCCTTGATAAAATTAGTGCAGAAGTACAAAAAGCAAAGCACCATTCGAATAGTGCGAACGTTCGAGATCAATTGGTTGCCATAAAAGCACTGTGTGAGCTTGCATTAGATCAAAATGGAGAGGTTTCAGTATCGAAACCTGTCTCGGTTTCAAAACCTGTTGTAATGTCTTCACCGGAAATTATGCAATCGCCTGAGATTATGCAGCAACAGATTATTCAGTCATCCAAACCTAATTTTGAGGGAACGAAATTGAAATCAGATGATGCAAACGGCGATAGTCTGTTTGATTTCTAA
- a CDS encoding uracil-DNA glycosylase, whose translation MSILKNDWAPLLEEEFQKDYYIQLREFLVDEYNHHTIYPDKYDVFNALHYTDYKNVKVVILGQDPYHGPNQAHGLSFSVQPGVKTPPSLVNIYKELKNEMDYHIPNNGYLVKWAEQGVLLLNTVLTVRRGEANSHKGKGWEQLTDRIIELVAQKEEPVVFLLWGKHAQAKKELIHHSHHLILESPHPSPFSANRGFFGNNHFQRANEFLLQHGRQSIDWQIDDV comes from the coding sequence ATGAGTATTTTAAAAAATGACTGGGCTCCTTTATTAGAAGAAGAATTTCAAAAAGACTATTACATACAGCTTCGAGAATTTTTAGTGGATGAATATAATCACCACACCATTTACCCTGATAAATATGATGTTTTTAACGCTTTACACTATACGGATTATAAAAATGTAAAAGTGGTCATATTGGGACAGGATCCTTATCATGGACCAAATCAAGCGCATGGACTGAGCTTCTCTGTTCAACCAGGAGTAAAAACACCGCCTTCTTTAGTGAATATTTACAAAGAGCTGAAAAATGAAATGGATTATCACATTCCGAATAACGGTTATTTAGTCAAATGGGCAGAACAAGGTGTTCTTTTGCTTAACACTGTTTTAACGGTTAGAAGAGGAGAAGCGAACTCTCACAAAGGAAAAGGGTGGGAGCAGCTGACGGACCGTATTATTGAATTAGTGGCACAAAAAGAGGAGCCAGTTGTGTTTTTGCTGTGGGGCAAGCATGCACAAGCTAAAAAAGAGCTTATTCATCATTCGCACCATTTAATTTTGGAAAGCCCGCACCCTAGCCCATTTTCGGCTAATCGAGGCTTTTTTGGCAATAATCACTTTCAACGAGCAAATGAGTTTTTGCTCCAACACGGACGTCAATCCATTGATTGGCAAATTGACGATGTGTAA
- a CDS encoding staygreen family protein, which translates to MIISNPHQIDVTYSLGVTPVEPMIPRKYTVFPGQHTSVPSIQIGIEFAYDHMQKERNEYLASFVFDKGFYSLTVYYYIGAHTSTDETITRYLHFLEQLPVILSSIYHADASFFEKHPLLMHCPIFVIADSPDLPFSTKKSIGSLYQYK; encoded by the coding sequence ATGATCATCAGCAATCCCCACCAAATAGACGTAACCTACAGCCTGGGTGTTACACCCGTTGAACCGATGATACCAAGAAAATACACCGTTTTCCCAGGTCAACACACTTCTGTTCCTTCCATTCAAATCGGCATTGAATTTGCCTACGATCATATGCAAAAAGAGCGGAACGAATATTTAGCATCCTTCGTCTTTGATAAAGGTTTTTATTCCCTTACTGTGTATTATTACATCGGTGCGCATACATCAACAGATGAAACCATTACACGCTACCTTCACTTTTTAGAACAGCTCCCTGTTATTCTATCGTCCATCTATCACGCTGATGCTTCTTTTTTCGAAAAACATCCACTTTTAATGCACTGTCCTATTTTTGTCATCGCCGATAGCCCTGACTTGCCATTTTCAACAAAAAAATCTATCGGTTCCCTGTATCAATATAAATAA
- the zwf gene encoding glucose-6-phosphate dehydrogenase encodes MTNVQPKSIIVIFGATGDLAKRKLFPSIFRLYKANKLSEDFAVVGVARRPWTNDELRENVKKSVSSFKNSDADIEKFASHFYYQPFDVTDVASYQELKSLTESLDEQYNVPGNRIFYLAMAPEFFGTIASNLKNEGLTQTEGWSRLVIEKPFGHDYPSAKELNEQIRHAFKEDQIYRIDHYLGKEMVQNIEVIRFANALFEPMWNNQYISNIQITSSETLGVEDRGRYYESSGALRDMVQNHMLQMVALLAMEPPIKLTPEEIRSEKVKVLRALRSLSVDEVDDYFVRGQYGKGVLEGEEVIGYREGNSVDPESNTATFVSGKLMIDNFRWAGVPIYIRTGKRMKEKATTIVVQFKDLPMNLYFNKDKEIHPNLLVIHIQPEEGITLHLNARKTPGATSSTPINLNYCNNCGDKMNTPEAYERLIYDCMLGDATNFTHWDEVALSWKFVDTISEAWESKKAQNFPNYESGSMGPKESDALLAEDGFHWWPVGEDNFSPKE; translated from the coding sequence ATGACAAATGTACAACCAAAATCCATTATCGTAATTTTTGGCGCTACAGGTGATTTAGCAAAACGTAAGTTATTCCCCTCTATTTTCCGCTTATATAAAGCGAACAAACTATCGGAAGATTTCGCTGTTGTTGGTGTCGCAAGAAGACCTTGGACTAATGACGAATTACGCGAAAATGTAAAAAAATCAGTGAGCAGTTTCAAAAACAGTGACGCTGACATTGAAAAGTTTGCTTCACATTTTTATTACCAACCGTTTGACGTAACAGATGTCGCTTCTTATCAAGAATTAAAAAGCCTAACAGAAAGCCTTGATGAGCAATACAACGTGCCTGGAAATCGTATTTTCTATCTAGCAATGGCACCTGAATTTTTCGGAACAATTGCTTCGAATTTAAAAAATGAAGGTTTAACACAAACAGAAGGTTGGAGTCGCCTAGTCATTGAAAAGCCGTTCGGCCATGATTATCCTTCTGCTAAAGAATTAAATGAACAAATTCGCCATGCATTTAAGGAAGATCAAATTTATCGTATCGACCACTACCTCGGTAAAGAAATGGTGCAAAATATCGAAGTTATCCGTTTTGCAAATGCTCTATTTGAACCGATGTGGAACAACCAATACATTTCAAACATCCAAATTACGTCTAGCGAAACGCTTGGTGTAGAAGACCGTGGCCGTTACTATGAATCTTCAGGTGCCCTTCGAGATATGGTACAAAACCATATGCTTCAAATGGTTGCCCTGCTTGCAATGGAACCGCCGATTAAATTAACACCGGAAGAAATTCGCAGTGAAAAAGTAAAAGTATTACGTGCTCTTCGCTCTTTATCAGTAGATGAAGTAGATGATTATTTTGTACGAGGCCAATACGGCAAAGGTGTACTTGAAGGAGAAGAAGTTATCGGCTATCGCGAAGGAAACTCGGTTGATCCTGAGTCTAATACCGCTACATTTGTATCTGGTAAGCTTATGATTGATAACTTTAGATGGGCTGGCGTACCGATTTATATCCGTACAGGTAAACGCATGAAAGAAAAAGCAACGACAATTGTTGTACAGTTCAAAGACTTACCAATGAACCTGTACTTCAATAAAGATAAAGAAATTCATCCAAACTTGCTTGTTATTCATATCCAACCGGAAGAAGGCATTACGCTTCACTTAAACGCGCGTAAAACGCCAGGTGCAACATCATCCACACCGATTAACTTGAACTATTGCAATAACTGTGGAGATAAAATGAATACACCGGAAGCTTATGAACGCCTTATTTATGATTGCATGCTTGGGGATGCAACGAACTTTACTCACTGGGATGAAGTAGCCCTTTCTTGGAAATTTGTTGATACTATTTCAGAAGCATGGGAAAGCAAAAAAGCACAAAACTTCCCGAACTACGAATCAGGTTCAATGGGACCAAAAGAATCAGACGCATTGCTTGCTGAAGACGGTTTCCACTGGTGGCCGGTCGGAGAAGACAACTTCTCACCTAAAGAATAA
- the gndA gene encoding NADP-dependent phosphogluconate dehydrogenase — protein MAKQQIGVIGLAVMGKNLALNIESRGYSVSVYNRSPEKTEEFLKTEAEGKNFAGTYSVEEFINSLEKPRKILLMVKAGAATDATIDSLKPYLEKGDILIDGGNTFFQDTIRRNKELEELGIHFIGTGVSGGEEGALKGPSIMPGGQKEAYELVKPILTAISAKVEGDDCCTYIGPNGAGHYVKMVHNGIEYGDMQLICEAYFIMKNVLGLETDELHEVFAEWNKGELDSYLIEITADIFTKKDEETGKALVDVILDTAGQKGTGKWTSQSALDLGVPLPIITESVFARFISAMKEERVKASKVLSGPNAAAFEGDKTELVEAIRKALYMSKICSYAQGFAQMKAASEEYDWNLQYGDIAMIFRGGCIIRAQFLQKIKEAYDRDADLTNLLLDPYFKDIVEGYQSALREVISIAVKQGIPVPSFSSALAYYDSYRTETLPANLLQAQRDYFGAHTYQRVDKEGVFHTEWLK, from the coding sequence ATGGCAAAACAACAAATCGGTGTTATCGGTTTAGCGGTTATGGGGAAAAACTTGGCGCTAAACATTGAGAGCAGAGGCTATTCTGTTTCAGTTTATAACCGCTCTCCTGAAAAGACAGAAGAGTTCCTAAAAACAGAAGCAGAAGGTAAAAATTTTGCAGGTACATACAGTGTGGAAGAGTTTATTAATTCTCTTGAAAAACCGCGTAAAATTTTATTAATGGTTAAAGCTGGTGCTGCTACAGATGCAACAATTGATTCGTTAAAACCATACTTAGAAAAAGGCGACATTTTAATCGATGGCGGAAATACATTCTTCCAGGATACAATTCGTCGTAACAAAGAGCTAGAAGAATTAGGGATCCATTTCATCGGTACAGGCGTATCCGGCGGAGAAGAAGGCGCATTAAAAGGACCTTCAATCATGCCTGGCGGACAAAAAGAAGCATATGAACTTGTAAAACCAATCTTAACAGCTATTTCAGCGAAAGTTGAAGGCGATGATTGCTGCACATACATTGGACCAAATGGTGCAGGTCACTACGTAAAAATGGTTCATAACGGCATTGAATATGGCGATATGCAGTTAATTTGTGAAGCATACTTCATTATGAAAAACGTATTAGGCTTAGAAACAGATGAATTACATGAAGTATTTGCTGAATGGAATAAAGGCGAGCTAGATAGCTACTTAATTGAAATCACAGCTGATATCTTTACGAAAAAAGATGAAGAAACAGGTAAAGCACTTGTAGACGTTATTTTAGATACTGCAGGTCAAAAAGGTACAGGTAAATGGACAAGCCAAAGTGCGCTTGATTTAGGTGTACCACTACCAATCATTACGGAATCTGTATTTGCGCGCTTTATTTCAGCTATGAAAGAAGAACGTGTAAAAGCAAGCAAAGTATTGAGCGGTCCAAATGCAGCTGCATTTGAAGGCGATAAAACTGAATTAGTAGAAGCAATTCGTAAAGCATTGTACATGAGTAAAATTTGTTCATATGCGCAAGGGTTTGCTCAAATGAAAGCAGCTTCTGAAGAATATGACTGGAATTTACAGTACGGTGATATTGCAATGATCTTCCGTGGTGGTTGTATCATCCGTGCACAATTCTTACAAAAAATTAAAGAAGCTTACGATCGCGATGCAGATCTAACAAACTTATTGTTGGACCCATACTTCAAGGATATCGTAGAAGGCTATCAGTCGGCTCTTCGTGAAGTTATTTCAATTGCGGTTAAACAAGGTATTCCTGTACCAAGTTTCTCAAGTGCATTAGCTTACTATGACAGCTATCGTACAGAAACGCTACCAGCGAACCTTTTACAAGCGCAACGTGACTACTTCGGAGCTCACACATATCAACGTGTTGATAAAGAGGGCGTATTCCATACTGAGTGGTTAAAATAA
- a CDS encoding PucR family transcriptional regulator, translating to MTKPIKDPFKENFDTLEEFADRISEVLNCPITIEDANHRLLAYSTHDERTDQARIATIIGRRVPEKVINNLWKEGIIPKLLETNEPVRVKNINEIGLGDRIAISIWKNEEVLGFIWAVEIEKALGDEEVELLKKAANVLKNKLLQLQIRKYKREERSQEFFWKLLTGHIKSRQEISEAFYEAQITAPSTFSIAIFRFQEDITPEAERQISYMLKTMHRLKIVLYTIDCNDLILLLSLDAVENPLDEQRDFVDYFRGNMYERFDVTQIKASCSSIYSSHDHIEKSYKEALNVLDMKSKFPEETKEIINYQELGIYQFLDVILEKRVQDQFENHSLKKLTDYDLRHNSNLVETLEVFLNNDNNINEAAKELNVHMNTLSYRLKRISEIGDINLKDVNQKMALYIDIKLMKYKK from the coding sequence ATGACGAAACCAATCAAAGATCCGTTCAAAGAAAATTTTGATACGCTTGAAGAATTCGCTGATCGCATTAGCGAGGTATTGAACTGCCCTATTACAATTGAAGATGCTAATCATCGCTTATTAGCTTATAGCACCCATGACGAAAGAACGGACCAGGCGCGTATTGCCACGATTATTGGAAGAAGAGTTCCGGAAAAAGTCATCAACAACTTATGGAAAGAAGGCATTATTCCTAAACTGCTTGAGACAAATGAACCTGTGCGTGTGAAAAATATAAATGAAATTGGGCTTGGAGATCGTATAGCTATTTCTATCTGGAAAAATGAAGAAGTTCTAGGATTCATCTGGGCTGTTGAAATTGAGAAAGCCTTAGGCGATGAAGAAGTAGAACTATTAAAAAAAGCTGCGAATGTATTAAAAAACAAATTGCTACAGCTTCAAATTCGAAAATATAAACGAGAGGAACGTTCACAGGAATTTTTCTGGAAATTATTAACTGGTCACATTAAGTCTCGCCAAGAAATTTCAGAAGCGTTTTATGAAGCTCAAATTACGGCTCCATCAACGTTTTCCATTGCTATCTTCCGCTTCCAAGAAGATATTACGCCTGAAGCTGAACGCCAAATCTCATATATGTTAAAAACAATGCATCGCTTAAAAATCGTTCTTTATACGATTGATTGCAATGATTTAATCTTACTGCTTTCTTTGGATGCGGTTGAAAACCCTCTTGATGAACAGCGAGATTTTGTAGACTATTTTAGAGGTAACATGTATGAACGCTTTGATGTTACTCAAATTAAAGCCAGCTGCAGCAGTATTTATTCATCCCACGATCATATCGAAAAAAGTTATAAAGAAGCCTTGAACGTATTAGATATGAAAAGTAAGTTTCCAGAAGAAACGAAAGAGATTATTAACTATCAAGAATTAGGTATTTATCAATTTCTTGATGTTATTTTAGAAAAGCGCGTGCAAGATCAATTTGAAAACCATTCTTTAAAGAAGCTAACTGATTACGATCTTCGTCATAATAGCAACTTGGTGGAGACTCTCGAAGTATTTTTAAATAATGATAATAACATTAACGAAGCAGCAAAAGAATTAAATGTGCATATGAATACACTTAGCTATCGGTTAAAGCGAATTTCAGAGATTGGTGATATTAACTTAAAGGACGTTAATCAAAAAATGGCTCTTTATATTGATATTAAGTTAATGAAATATAAAAAATAA
- the ald gene encoding alanine dehydrogenase: MIIGVPKEIKNNENRVAITPAGVASFVGTGHRVLIENEAGIGSNFTNEDYVKAGAEIVETAADVWAQAEMVMKVKEPLASEYGYFRPGLILFTYLHLAAEPALAKALKDSGVTAIAYETVAVNRTLPLLTPMSEVAGRMAAQIGAQFLQKSNGGKGILLAGVPGVSRGKVTIIGGGGVGTNAAKIAIGLGADVTIIDLSPERLRQLDDIFGNQINTLVSNPYNIADAVAESDLVIGAVLIPGAKAPKLVTEEMVKTMKPGSVIVDVAIDQGGIVETIDHITTHDQPTYEKHGVVHYAVANMPGAVPRTSTIALTNVTVPYALQIASKGVHKAIAQNEALKLGVNVANGAITYEAVAHDLGYDYVSVDVALEKELASI; the protein is encoded by the coding sequence ATGATTATTGGCGTACCAAAAGAAATCAAAAACAACGAAAACCGAGTAGCGATTACACCAGCAGGCGTAGCATCATTTGTTGGTACAGGTCATCGTGTATTAATTGAAAATGAAGCGGGTATTGGAAGTAACTTCACAAACGAAGATTATGTAAAAGCTGGAGCTGAAATTGTTGAGACAGCAGCTGACGTTTGGGCCCAAGCTGAAATGGTTATGAAAGTAAAAGAACCACTAGCAAGTGAATACGGCTATTTTAGACCAGGTCTTATCTTATTCACATACCTTCACTTAGCAGCTGAACCAGCACTAGCAAAAGCATTAAAAGATAGCGGCGTAACAGCCATTGCTTATGAAACAGTAGCCGTAAATCGTACATTGCCTCTATTAACACCTATGAGTGAAGTAGCAGGACGTATGGCTGCTCAAATCGGTGCACAATTCCTTCAAAAATCAAACGGTGGAAAAGGAATTTTATTAGCGGGTGTTCCTGGAGTTAGCCGCGGAAAAGTAACGATTATCGGAGGCGGCGGTGTTGGTACAAATGCTGCAAAAATCGCAATCGGCCTCGGTGCTGATGTAACAATTATTGATTTAAGTCCTGAACGTCTACGTCAATTAGACGATATCTTTGGCAACCAAATCAATACGCTAGTGTCAAATCCTTACAATATTGCGGATGCAGTAGCGGAGTCAGATTTAGTGATTGGCGCAGTATTAATCCCAGGTGCAAAAGCTCCAAAACTAGTAACAGAAGAAATGGTGAAAACAATGAAGCCAGGTTCTGTTATTGTTGACGTAGCAATCGACCAAGGTGGTATTGTTGAAACAATCGACCACATTACAACACACGATCAGCCGACTTATGAAAAGCACGGTGTTGTACACTATGCAGTTGCAAACATGCCGGGAGCAGTTCCTCGCACATCAACGATTGCTTTAACAAATGTAACAGTACCTTACGCACTTCAAATTGCTTCTAAAGGTGTTCACAAAGCAATCGCTCAAAACGAAGCGTTAAAATTAGGAGTGAACGTTGCAAACGGAGCCATTACGTACGAAGCAGTTGCACATGATTTAGGTTACGATTATGTATCAGTAGACGTAGCTCTTGAAAAAGAATTAGCTTCTATCTAA
- the pdxK gene encoding pyridoxine/pyridoxal/pyridoxamine kinase: protein MTMNKALTIAGSDSSGGAGIQADLKTFQELGVYGMTALTTIVTMDPDNSWSHNVFPQEVSTVEQQLKTIVKGVGVQALKTGMLGSVEIIELAAKTIEEYGLKNVVVDPVMVCKGEDEALHPETTVSLRDVLVPKATVVTPNLFEASQLSGLGPIKTVDKMKEAAVKIFDLGAEYVLIKGGSKLAHEKAIDLLYDGKMFEILESERIETTFTHGAGCTYSAAIAAELAKGSDVKQAIYTAKEFITEAIRHSFALNQYVGPTNHGAYRRNKEKVTN, encoded by the coding sequence ATGACAATGAATAAAGCATTAACCATTGCTGGTTCTGATAGCAGCGGCGGAGCTGGTATCCAAGCGGATTTAAAAACATTCCAAGAACTTGGTGTTTACGGAATGACAGCTTTAACAACAATTGTAACAATGGATCCCGATAACAGCTGGTCTCATAACGTATTTCCACAAGAAGTTTCAACTGTTGAACAGCAGTTGAAAACAATTGTAAAAGGCGTAGGCGTACAAGCTCTAAAAACTGGTATGCTTGGCTCAGTGGAAATTATTGAACTAGCCGCAAAAACAATTGAAGAATATGGTTTAAAAAATGTCGTAGTAGATCCTGTGATGGTATGTAAAGGAGAAGACGAAGCGCTTCACCCTGAAACAACTGTCAGCTTGCGTGATGTACTAGTTCCAAAAGCAACAGTCGTAACGCCTAACTTATTTGAAGCTAGTCAATTAAGCGGACTTGGTCCTATCAAAACGGTGGATAAAATGAAAGAAGCAGCCGTCAAAATTTTTGACCTCGGTGCCGAATATGTATTGATTAAAGGCGGAAGTAAATTGGCGCACGAAAAAGCAATCGATTTGCTTTATGATGGAAAGATGTTTGAGATCTTAGAGTCTGAACGTATTGAAACGACATTTACGCACGGTGCTGGATGCACATACTCAGCTGCGATTGCTGCTGAATTGGCAAAAGGCAGTGACGTCAAACAAGCTATTTATACAGCAAAAGAATTTATTACAGAAGCAATTCGTCATTCATTTGCTTTAAATCAATATGTTGGACCAACAAACCACGGTGCATACCGTCGTAACAAGGAGAAAGTAACAAACTAA
- a CDS encoding Cof-type HAD-IIB family hydrolase gives MIKCIAIDMDGTLVNSEQVVSKENAQAIKTAQKAGVEVVVATGRSYEEARYVLEEAGLHTYLICANGAELRNPQGEKQYSVGMTMESIREVEEIFKKFQLYFEVYTSEGTYSNDYEKALSVLMDIYLSASLKDNYEKSLEAAKERFNSGRVKLIEEYEALFQDPNKDIYKLLAFSFDEEKLEQAKIELVKLDSIAVSASGKENIEINDENAQKGIAVTSFVQERHISLEETMAIGDNYNDVSMFQRVGRAVAMGNAPQEIKEFAHIVTGTNDEHGVAQAILNALETVKQ, from the coding sequence ATGATTAAATGTATTGCGATCGATATGGATGGAACTTTAGTAAATAGTGAACAAGTTGTAAGTAAAGAAAATGCCCAAGCAATTAAGACAGCTCAAAAGGCAGGGGTGGAAGTTGTTGTTGCTACGGGACGTTCTTATGAAGAGGCCCGTTATGTTTTAGAAGAAGCAGGACTTCATACATATTTAATTTGTGCAAACGGAGCAGAGCTTCGGAATCCACAAGGGGAAAAACAATATTCAGTAGGCATGACGATGGAATCTATTCGCGAAGTAGAGGAAATTTTTAAGAAGTTTCAATTGTACTTTGAAGTCTATACAAGTGAAGGTACGTATTCAAATGACTATGAAAAAGCTTTGTCGGTATTAATGGATATTTATTTAAGCGCTAGCTTAAAAGATAATTATGAAAAATCGTTAGAAGCGGCAAAAGAGCGTTTCAATAGTGGCAGAGTAAAGCTTATTGAAGAGTATGAAGCGTTGTTTCAAGATCCAAACAAGGACATTTATAAGCTGCTTGCTTTCTCTTTTGACGAAGAAAAGTTAGAACAGGCAAAAATAGAACTTGTGAAGTTAGATTCTATTGCAGTCAGTGCATCTGGTAAAGAAAATATTGAAATAAATGATGAAAATGCTCAAAAAGGAATTGCGGTTACATCATTTGTTCAAGAACGCCATATTTCTTTAGAAGAAACGATGGCCATTGGAGACAATTATAACGACGTATCGATGTTTCAGCGAGTTGGACGTGCTGTAGCGATGGGGAATGCCCCTCAAGAAATTAAAGAGTTTGCCCATATCGTAACAGGAACAAATGACGAGCACGGCGTAGCTCAAGCTATTTTAAATGCGCTTGAAACAGTTAAACAATAA